From the Nerophis ophidion isolate RoL-2023_Sa linkage group LG18, RoL_Noph_v1.0, whole genome shotgun sequence genome, one window contains:
- the nova2 gene encoding RNA-binding protein Nova-2 isoform X5, which translates to MPQSSQKSEPVSILQPQTTVNPDRIKQAKLIVPNSTAGLIIGKGGATVKAVMEQSGAWVQLSQKPEGINLQERVVTISGEPEQNRKAVEIIVQKIQEDPQSSSCLNISYSNITGPVANSNPTGSPYANSTEVMPSAAAAAAATASSLLGQAGLAGVGAFPTTMSSLSGNDLLTITSALNTLASYGYNTNSLGLGLNPAAASGVLAAVAANANPAAAAAANLLASYANDASTSAGHPAAGLGGFSLGSLAAATGATNGYLSAASPLMASSLLATEKLAEGAKEVVEIAVPENLVGAILGKGGKTLVEYQELTGARIQISKKGEFIPGTRNRKVTITGSQAATQAAQYLISQRITYEQGVRATNPQKVG; encoded by the coding sequence GCCAAGCTGATCGTCCCCAACAGCACGGCGGGGCTGATCATCGGGAAGGGCGGGGCCACCGTCAAGGCGGTGATGGAGCAGTCGGGCGCGTGGGTGCAGCTCTCCCAGAAGCCGGAGGGCATCAACCTGCAGGAGCGCGTGGTCACCATCAGCGGCGAGCCGGAGCAGAACCGCAAAGCGGTGGAGATCATCGTGCAGAAGATCCAGGAGGACCCTCAGAGCTCGTCCTGCCTCAACATCTCCTACTCCAACATCACCGGCCCTGTCGCCAACTCCAACCCTACCGGCTCGCCGTACGCCAACTCCACCGAGGTCATGCCGtcagcagcggcggcggcggcggccactGCGTCATCTCTGCTGGGCCAGGCCGGCCTGGCGGGGGTGGGCGCCTTCCCGACCACCATGTCCAGCTTGTCCGGCAACGACCTGCTGACCATCACGTCGGCTCTCAACACGTTGGCGAGCTACGGCTACAACACCAACTCACTGGGTCTGggcctcaaccccgccgccgcaTCAGGGGTCCTCGCCGCCGTGGCAGCCAACGCCAACCCAGCAGCGGCAGCCGCAGCTAACTTGTTGGCGTCCTACGCCAACGACGCTTCCACCAGCGCCGGCCACCCGGCCGCAGGGCTGGGGGGCTTCTCCTTGGGATCGCTGGCTGCCGCCACCGGCGCCACCAATGGCTACCTGAGCGCCGCCTCACCACTGATGGCGTCGTCGCTGCTGGCTACGGAGAAACTGGCGGAGGGAGCCAAGGAAGTGGTGGAGATCGCTGTGCCGGAAAATCTGGTGGGAGCCATCTTGGGAAAAGGAGGGAAGACGCTAGTGGAGTACCAGGAGCTGACCGGCGCCAGGATCCAGATCTCCAAGAAAGGCGAGTTCATCCCCGGAACTCGGAACAGGAAGGTCACCATCACGGGCTCGCAGGCGGCGACGCAGGCGGCGCAGTACCTGATCAGCCAGAGGATCACCTACGAGCAGGGGGTGCGCGCCACCAACCCCCAGAAGGTGGGCTAA